The Pirellulales bacterium genomic sequence GCGCACGCCCGACGGCCAGCATCATATCTTTGCGACGAGCGATTGTGTCCGACTACGCTGCGGCGACCGCTCGCCGATCGCGCTGTTGTTGTGTTGCAGCGCTGGCGGATTCGACCAACCAGAGGATTGCCTGGCCGAGGAACTGTTGCGGGCCGAGGAAGGTCCGGTCGCCGCGCTGGCCGGCTCTCGCGTGACTATGCCCTACGCGATGAGCGTGCTAGGGGCCGAGATGTTGCGGATCTTCTTCCAAGAAGATTGCAATACCGTGGGCGAACTGTTGATGGAAGCAAAGCGGGCCATGATCGTGCGACCTCGCGACGACCCGCAAAGCCAGGCTGTCGACGCCCTGGCAAATTTGTTGAATCCAGGGAGCAACGATTTGACGGCCGAACGGGCCGAGCACCTCGATCTATTCAATCTGATTGGTGATCCACTTCTAAAATTGCCGACGACGGCCAAGGCCACGGTTAACGTGCCGCGACACGTCAGCCCTGGCGAGATCATGGAAATCGCGGGGACTAGCCCCGTCGATGGAGCGGCCGAAATCGAGCTGGTGGTGCGCCGCGACCGGCTGACGTTTCGTCCGCGCCCGCGCGCCACGTATGAAAACACTCCCGTCGCGCGTGAGGAATATCAAGATACTTACGCCCGCGCCAACGATACGCGCTTAGTGACCGAAACGGTTCAGGTTGTCGACGGAGCTTTCCAAGTGCGACTTACCGTGCCGGCCACCGCCAGTGGCGAATGCCATGTGCGCGTATTCGTGCAGGGAGCGAAGCATGCCGCGCTGGGCGCGGCCGACGTGACGATCGAGCCTGTCGCCGCACAGGCCCGCGGCCGCGCAGCCGGCACGCCG encodes the following:
- a CDS encoding C25 family cysteine peptidase yields the protein MLATCLSLMLLGASPAPDTVVVCPEEFRPALAPWLALREAQGRNCLVISSDSVDGLRRQIRAAAAAGALRYVMLVGDAPSVDRPRPSLVTVPTHYVPSQVIHRFGGESIIAGDNWFADLDDDRLPDVAIGRLPADTPEDLRVIVDKIVAYERGPAPGVWQRRINLVAGIGGFGAFADAAIEASAKRLLIAGIPPAYTTTVTYGSWRSPYCPDPRRFHAATVERINEGCLFWVYMGHGRTQAMDRVRTPDGQHHIFATSDCVRLRCGDRSPIALLLCCSAGGFDQPEDCLAEELLRAEEGPVAALAGSRVTMPYAMSVLGAEMLRIFFQEDCNTVGELLMEAKRAMIVRPRDDPQSQAVDALANLLNPGSNDLTAERAEHLDLFNLIGDPLLKLPTTAKATVNVPRHVSPGEIMEIAGTSPVDGAAEIELVVRRDRLTFRPRPRATYENTPVAREEYQDTYARANDTRLVTETVQVVDGAFQVRLTVPATASGECHVRVFVQGAKHAALGAADVTIEPVAAQARGRAAGTPGG